TTCAGGCACGATTTCAAAGGCTTTCTGCCCAATAATGGGTCCTGTGTCTTCTCCATAGTCCACGAAATGAACCGTGCATCCTCCCACTTTACACCCATAACGATAGGTGTCCCCGTAGCCGTCCACACCCGGAAAAGACGGCAGGAGCGCAGGATGAATGTTCATAATCCGGGGGCTTGACGGATCTGTGTTGGTCCGATCTATGAAGTAGGGAGTAAGGACTCGCATGAATCCGGCCAAGACCAACAGGTCAAAGGGGTAGACAGCCATCTTCTTGAGCAAATCTGCCTCTGCGACAGCCCTCGTAGAAAAGAATCTTGCAACTTTTTCTTTGCCTGAAGCAGGCGGCTTTAGCTCTTGTGAGGCCAATATTTTTTTCAGATCCAAATCCCTGGGCACAAGGTTTTCCAGTCGCTGGTCTCGCGCTCGCCCAAAGATGGCCTTATAATCAGTTACAAATGTGGGAATCCCGTGTTTTTCCGCCCTATTCAGCCCATGGGCATCAGGGTTATCCGAACCCACAAAGACGAGCCTTCCGTCTATCTGGTCAGACTCGCAGGCGTCAATAATAGCCTGCAAGTTGCTTCCCCCTCCTGAAATCAGTGCCCCAATGCGGATTTTATCAACCATAGGTGAAGCATTAGCAGCACGCCCTCAAGGCTGTCAACAACGTTGGCTTTTAGTTGCAAAATTCGTGTTTTTGGCCTTGACTTTGAACCCATTAAAATTTATTGTTTTTTCATGCAAAGTCACCGTCTTGCACGCCTACTTCGGATGATTGTCGAAGTCAGGACCCAGCCGCACAAGCATCCCGTACAGATCGCCAAAGACCTTGGAATCTCTCTTAGGCAATTCTACTACGACAGAAATGAACTGGCCCGGATGGGATTCCGGTTTTCCAGGGCAAAGGGGCAGTTTGCCATCCTTAGCGACCCCCTGATCACCATAAGCGAGTTCCCGCTGAGCGAGATCTTGTCACTTGTTTTGGCTGCCCGCCATCTGTTTGCCACCCAGGATTTCTCCGTCGTGAGACGCGCCCTTAATGGCCTTTATGCCATTGTCAACCACATGCCGGAATCTCAAAAACAGCTTTTGAGGCCTCTAATCCAGGATGTGATTATCAAAGACGGTTTTGGTTGCAGGCCGGATATTCTCGAAGACATCATTCGTGCAGTGGAAGAGAAAAGACGCATCATAGTCCGTTTTCGGCACAGCGCCCGAGAAAGACGAGTCGCATTGGATCCCTTTGATCTCTGTTTAAGCCGGTCCAAGCTGTTCTTGGATGCTTACTGTGTCGAAAGAAAGAGGCGCTCACGATATCGGGTCGCCACCATGGACAGAATCGTATTCACACCGCTATATAGACCGGAAAATTCTCATGCAACCTGATTTTGCGAACTCGCCAGGAGATTTCATAACCGTTTGACAATGGCCTGCCGGGCTTATTATGGTAAGATTTTTAAGCGACTACGCGATAGATAGAAGGAGGATTTATGAAAGAAGTTGTCATTGTGAGTGCGGCGAGAACAGCTGTCGGAGCATTTCAAGGGACCCTGTCGAATATCTCGGCCACTGACCTGGGAGCGTATGCCATTAGAGAAGCCATGAAACGCGCAGGGATCTCTTCAGAAGATGTTGATGAAGTGATCATGGGCAGTGTCCTCCCGTGCGGTCTGGGACAGAATCCGGCCAGACAGGCCTTGATCAAGGCAGGCCTTGAGTATGATGTGGAAGCCTTCACAGTAAACAAGGTTTGTGGTTCGGGTTTAAAGTCCGTCATGCTGGGCGCCCAGGCTATGATGACAAACGATGCGGACGTGATCGTGGCCGGCGGCATGGAAAATATGAATCTTGCGCCCTATTTCTTGAAAAAGGCTCGAACAGGGTATCGCATGGGAGACGGCAAACTGATTGATGGTATGGTGCACGACGGCCTGTGGTGCCACGTCAATGACTTTCACATGGGTATGAGTGCGGAGCTTTGTGCGGAAAAGTATGAGGTTACCCGAGAGGATCAGGATGAATTCGCGCTGAATTCTTACAACAAGGCCTTAAAGGCACAGAGTGAAGGGGTATTTGACCAGGAGATATTTCCTGTAGAGATACCGCAAAGAAAAGGCGATCCAATCTCCTTTGCAAAGGACGAAGTGGTCCGTCCAACCTCCATGGAGGCCTTGGCCAAACTTGCGCCGGCCTTTAAAAAGAACGGCACGGTGACGGCGGGAAATGCCTCCAAGATTAGCGACGGGGCTGCGGCCGTAGTCCTGATGACCAGAGAAAAGGCTGAAGCCATGAACTTGAAACCCCTGGCCCGTGTGGGCGCACAATGCTCCGTGGCCATTGACCCAAAATACGTTCTCATAGCGCCCATCTACGGCATCCCCAAGCTCCTGAAAAAAGCAGGCCTTGCCACTGGCGACATTGACATCTTTGACATCAACGAAGCCTTCTCTGCTTCAAGCGTGGCCATTACCAAGACTTTGGGACTTGATCCTGCCAAGGTGAACATGCGGGGCGGGGCAGTGGCGCTCGGTCATCCTATTGGCGCCAGCGGCGCCAGGGTTCTTGTGACCCTGCTGTATTTGATGAAGGATAACGATGCAAAACGCGGAGTGGCATCACTATGCCTGGGCGGCGGCGAGGCCGTCTGTTTGCTGTTAGAAAGGGATTAAGGAGGTTGTTATGTCTTATAAGATGATTAGACTTGAAGTATCCGAAGCCATTGCAACCCTTACATTTGATCGGCCCAAGGCGCTCAATGCCCTTAGCCCGGAGGTGATCGGAGAATTTCATAAGGCCATTTCCGAGGTTGAGAGGATGGATGAAGTCAAGGTCCTCATATTGACAGGGGCCGGGAGGGCCTTTGTGGCCGGCGCTGACATTCAAGTGTTGCAAGGCCTTGACCCGCTTGGCGCGAAGCAGTTTGCGCTGGCCGGACAATGGGCCCTGTTCGCCCTGGAGGCCATGGATATTCCGGTCATTGCTTGCGTTAATGGCTTTGCCTTGGGAGGTGGTTGCGAAATCGCCATGGCTTGCGATTTTATTTGTGCTTCAGAAAAGGCAAAACTCGGACAGCCGGAAATTAACCTGGGGCTCATACCAGGTTTTGGCGGAACGCAGCGTCTGGCCCGCCTGGTGGGAAAAGGACGGGCAAAGGAACTCTGCATGACAGGGCGCATCATCACTGCCCAGGAAGCCTTTGCCATGGGCCTGGTTACAAGGGTATTTCCAGCAGAAACCCTGATGGAAGAGACGCTTAAGATAGCAAAGGCGATAGCAGAAAAAGGTCTTGTGTCTCTCAGGGCCGTTAAGCATGTTATTGACAACGGATTTGACGTGGACCTAAAAAACGGGTGTGCCCTGGAAGCAGACGCATTTTCCATCTGTTTTGCCAGCCCCGACCAAAAGGAGGGAACCACTGCCTTTCTGGAAAAACGAACGCCCAAGTTTTCGGGAAAGCTGGTGTGACAGAGGAGGTAATATGAATTTTGAGCTGACCGAAGAGCAGAAAATGATCAGGGACATGTGCCGGCGTTTTGCAGAAAATGAAATCAAACCTGTGGCCGCCCGACTTGATGACAAAAAAGAACATCCGGTTGAATTATGCCAGAAGATGGGAGAATTGGGCCTCATGGGAATTGCCATTCCGGATGAGTATGGCGGGGCCGCGATGGACTATGTCTCTTACATGTTGGCTGTTATTGAAATATCTAAGGCTTGTGCATCTACCGGCGTGATCATGTCGGTGAATAATTCCCTGTACTGTTTTCCCATCAACACCTTTGGCAGCGACGAGCAGAAGCGCAATTATCTCACGCCAGTGGCCAGTGGCAAGGCGATCGGTTGCTACGCCCTGACCGAAGCGGGGGCCGGCTCAGACCCGGCTTCCTTGCGAACCACTGCGGAGCTTGACGGAGACACCTGGGTCATCAATGGAGAAAAGAAATTCATCACCAGCGGCAATGTAGCGGATTATTGCGTCCTGGCCGCAATGACAGACAAGCAAAAAGGATACAAGGGGATCAGTTCTTTTGTTGTTGACTTGAAAAATACCCCTGGTTTTTCAGTGGGCCGCGTGGAAGACAAGATGGGAATCAAGGCCTCCGGCACTGCAGAAATGGTTTTTACTGACGCCCGTATCCCCAGAGAGAATATCATCGGAGAAGCTGGGGCGGGCCTGAGGCAGATGCTGACGACTCTTGATGCAGGCCGTCTCGGAATCGGGGCGCAAGCAGTGGGGATCGGCCGGGCAGTCCTGGAAGAGGCCCTTGAATATTCAAAGGTGCGCGAACAGTTCGGAAAACCGATCAGCAGATTTCAGGCAATTCAGTGGAAACTCGCAGACATGGCCACCGAGATGGATGCAGCTGAACTCCTGCTTCTAAGGGCCGCCTGGTTGCAGGATCAAGGCAAGCCCTTTGAAAAGGAGTCTGCCATGGCCAAAATGTATGCCTCAGACATTGCTATGCGGGCTGCTGTGGAAGGAGTTCAGATACTTGGCGGATACGGCTACTGCAAGGAGTTTCCCATGGAACGTCATATGCGCGATGCCAAGATTTGCCAGATCTATGAGGGAACCAATGAGATCATGAGGTTGGTTATAGCGCGGAATCTCTTGAAACAGACAAAAAAGAAGTAAGTGGAACTCGAAAAGGGGCTCATACAGGTCTACACAGGCGACGGAAAAGGCAAAACCACGGCAGCTCTGGGTCTTGCCCTTCGCGCCCTGGGCCAGGGGCTGAAGGTCATTATGATTCAGTTCTTGAAAGGAGACAGCCGGACCGGTGAATTGGCCATGGGCAGGCGCCTCTTTCCTGATCTCGAGATCAAGCCTATGGGGAGAAAGGGTTTTGTTGGCCCGGAGGGCCCTGGGCCAGAGGACCTGAGCCTGGCAGAAGCTGCCCTCGAGGAAGCCAGGAGGGTTCTGGACAAAAGGCTTTGCAATCTCCTCATCCTGGATGAGATTAATGTGGCGGTCTCCATGGGTCTGGTTCCCGAAGATGCCGTGTTGGATCTCATGAATACCAAACCAAATGATGTTGAGCTGGTCCTTACAGGCCGAGAGGCTCCCTCATCATTCATTCAAAGGGCCGACTTGGTGACTACAATGCAATGCATCAAGCATTATTTCAACCAGGGACAGGCGGCTCGGGTTGGTATAGAGCTTTGAGAGGAACTCAATGAACGCACTGTTTAAGCTAGATGAAGTCGGCAAGATAAAGTTGGGCAAAAAGGCCTGGCAGGAGCAACTTCAAAAAAAGCCGGCAGGCCTCCGGTCAGGCAAGGAGACCTTTACCACAGTTTCAGGAAAGGAGATAGAACCACTATACACGCCGGTTGACATAAACGACTTTGACTATACGGACAAGCTGGGTTTCCCGGGGCAGTATCCTTTTACCAGAGGTGTACAGGCCTCCATGTATCGGGGCAAACCGTGGACCATGAGGATGTTTGCGGGCCTTGGAAGCGCGGAGGAAACCAACGAACGGTTTCATTATCTGGTCAGCCAGGGGCAGACCGGGCTCTCCACGGCCTTCGACATGCCAACACTCATGGGCTATGACACCGACGACCCCAAAGCCAGCGGAGAATGCGGAAAGTGCGGTGTGGCCATCGACACCTTGAAAGACATGGAAATCCTCTTTGATGGACTGCCTGTAGACAAACTCACCGCTTCCATGACGATCAACCCCCCGGCTCCGGTCCTGTGGGCCATGTATATTGCCACGGCAGAAAAAAGGGGGATTCCCAGGGAAAAACTGGGCGGAACCATTCAGAATGATATGCTAAAGGAATTTATTGCCCAGAAGACCTTTATGTGCCCGCCTGAGGCCTCCATGCGCCTTATTGTTGACACTATTGAGTTTGGAACCCTGGAGGTTCCCAGGTGGAACACCATAAGCATAAGCGGTTATCACATCCGCGAAGCAGGTTCTACGGCCGTGCAGGAACTCGCCTTCACCCTGGCCGACGGTATCGCCTACGTCCAAGCGGCGATTGAGCGTGGCCTTGATGTGGATGCCTTTGCCCCTCGCCTCTCATTTTTTTTCAATGCACATGTTGATTTTTTCGAAGAGATCGCCAAATACCGGGCCGCCCGCAGGATGTGGGCAGACATTATGAAAAATCGGTTCAAGGCAAAATCAGAACGTTCCTTGTGGCTCCGTTTCCATACGCAGACAGCAGGCTGCAGCCTGACGGCTCAACAGCCTTTCAACAACGTAGTTCGAACCACTGTGGAAGCGCTGGCTGCCGTGCTGGGTGGCACTCAGTCTCTTCATACCAATTCCTTTGACGAGGTCCTTGCCATTCCCACGGAAGAGGCCGCAACGATTGCCTTGCGAACCCAGCAGATCCTGGCTGAGGAGACGGGTGTGGCCAATACCATAGATCCGCTTGGCGGGTCTTACTTTGTGGAGTCCTTAACCGATCAGATGGAGCGGGCCGCCTGCGAATACATAAACAAGATTGACGATAAGGGCGGTATGTTGAAGGCCATCGAAAGAAACTATCCCCAGATGGAAATCGCAGATGCCGCTTACAGCTTTCAACGGGATTTTGACGAACAGAAAAAGATTATGGTAGGTGTTAACAAGTATGTAATCGACGAGGAAATTCCGGTTGATATCTACCAGACTGACGAGGCCCTGGAAGATCGTCAGCTTGCCCGGACAAATGAAGTCAAGAACAACCGAGACCAGAAAAGGGTCAAGCAATGTTTGGAGCGACTTGGGGAGGCGTGCACCGGCAAGGACAATGTTATGCCTTGCCTCATTGAGGCCGCATCAGCCTATGCGACCTTGCAGGAAATGTGTGATGTTTTCAGGAAGGTATTTGGCATTTATAGAGACCCAGGAACTTTCTAGCTTTATAAGCTCATGGCACGCAAAATCAGAATACTCGTAGCAAAACCCGGCCTCGACGGCCATGACAGGGGTGCGCGCATTATTGCCAGGGCATTTCGAGACGCGGGTTTTGAGGTCATCTATACGGGTCTTCATCAAACACCCGAGCAGATTGTCAGCGCCGCCATCCAGGAAGATGTGGACTTGATTGGTCTGAGCAGCCTGGCCGCCGCTCATCTCTATCTGTTTCAGAAGGTCATCGATCTGCTGAAGAGCCAGGGGGCGGATGATATCATGCTGGTGGGCGGTGGTATCATTCCGGAAAAAGACGTAGACAAACTCAAGGCCATGGGCGTTCGAGAGATCTTCCCTCCTGGCAGTTCCCTTGAGGCTATTGTGGACTGGGTTCACAAGAATGTAAAGCCTCGGTAGGCTGAACTTGCAATGATCACTTACAAAGCTGGGTCGACTGTAGTACGCAATTGAGATATTCCTGCTTCCATCCGATATCCTCTCCCAGGGCAATATAATCACCCGCAAAACTCATTACCATTTCTGATATTTTCGGCTTTGCCGGTTTTTTCCTTAGAGAATGCTTTTTTCTAATCGTCATTTGCTCTCAAACTCTCCCAGAATGCTAACCCTCACGTTCAGAAGCGAGCGCAGCGAATCGCTGCAACGCTCGCTGAGGACATGAAAACATTGGAGGCATTTCTGACTCTGAATACTCAACTGTCATCAAATTGCTTCAATCGTAGAGGGGGGCTTCGGCGTTATGTTGTACGTGACGCTGACGATGCCAGGCACCTCTCGGACGATCTCCCGAGCGACCTTCTCAAGGATTTCGAACGAGACCCGCGTCGGTGTTGCGGTCCGCGCGTCGACGCTGTCCCAGCAGCGTACCTCGATCTGCTGACCGAAATCGCGCTTCCCGTCGCGCATGCCGGTCACGCGGTCTTCATGAAGGATTGCCATGTACTGAAATGCACCGATGCCCTTGAGCGATCGCTCGACAACGATTGTTGCCTTTCGAACCGTCTCGATACGTTCCGGGGTCACCTCGCCTATCACGCGTGCCGAGAGCGCCGGCCCCGGGAACGGAATGCGCTCGAATAGCTCGGCAGGAAGCCCGAGGGCTTTGCCGATCTTTCTGACGCCGTCCTTGCGAAGCTGAATGAGTGGCTCGATGATGCGGTAGCCGAAAGCCTCCTCCGGATCGATCCCGAGCTGCTCGAAGACATTGTGCTGCCGCTTGATCCCCGCGACGGTCTCGTCTATATCGGTCAGGATAGTTCCCTGGAGAAGGTACTTAGCTCCACTTTCCTTGACGATCCCTCCGAATACGTTTCGGTAGAAGGTCTGGGTAATGGCCTCGCGCTTCTCTTCCGGGTCCGTGATTTTCTTGAGCGCCGCGAAGAACTCTTTGCGCGCATCGACTACTTCGACCGTGACGCCGAGCTTTCGAAAAAAACCCGTGACCTGTTCGGACTCTCCCTCGCGCATGAGCCCGTTTTCGATGAAGAGGGTCTTAAGACGGCTCCCCAAGGCTCGATGACCGAGCATCGTGACCGTAGACGAATCGACGCCTCCCGAGAGGGCGTTGATCGCCATTCCGTCGCCAACAACCGCCTTGATCTCTTTGACCTTCTCATTGATGAAGCGCTCGATGTTAAGATCCTGCGCGGTGATCTCCTTAATCATGTTGTGACATCCTTTTCGTCTGATAACCTTTTCACCGGGTCCAAACCTGGGGGAAGGGGTAGGTGTGTTTCAGTATTTCTTTGTCGCCAAGCTTGACCTATAAGTCCCTGATTTGTAACATTTTCCCTCTTCTGGTAGGGTAATACGGTTGCGTGTTGCGAGCTGCTTCCTGGAAAAGGAGGATATCAGGCATCCGGGATCCGGCATCAAGCACTATCTGCTGCTTCCCAGTGCGTTCAAGAGGAGCGTTATCGGCCTTTCTTCTTCGCTTTTACCTGCAAACCTGATCGGGCCGGGCCGTCTGTAATTATCCTCTTCGGGTATTGCCCCGAGCCACTTATCTCTAAAGGCCTTTACGACTCTGAAGGCCGGAGAATTTACGTCCACCACGCTTTTTTCCAATACGAGCGCCAGCTTTCCTTTTCTTTCTTCAAGGTGCATAAGAGGAGCAATGGGAATCCCGATCGGTTCCCACTCGGAAAAATCCTTTTCCAGATTCCTTATGGCTGCCATCTGACCGGTTGAACCATTGGCTATCAGGCTAAAAACGGTTAATCCCAGGTTATAGGTATAAATGCAGTCAAATCTGGTTGGATCGCTCCCCCTGCCGTCATAACCGTAAAAATGGACCTGGGTCTTGAACTTGGGAACGGATTTCTTAAAAATTTTCTCAACTGGAGCAGGGATTTTTTCATCTTCCTTAATAGCGCCCTCCTTTATTAGGGCGCGTTTGAGCCTTCTTGCTGATATGATGGATGCTTTGGCCATCAGAAATTGGGCATCATCAGAATAGTTGTCAAACACCATAGGACCAAAATAGTCGGGGTCAAGCCCTTCTTTTTCAAGGTTTTTTTCGTAATAGGATCTTTCGATTCCTATTTTATAAATTCCCTCTTCCCTTAAGATCTTCAGGTAGTCTTTCACCAGCCCCATGATGACCTTGTCGGTCTCGACTTGGGAAAACTGGAAATTCCCGTGGCTGTCCCTTTCCGTAAGGAGCCCTTCCTGGAAAAACGCAGGGATGTCATCGAAGAGGTCATCGTCCCGTGTAGTCCAAATGGTAAAAGAACTATCTTCCCGTGAACGCCTGGCAAGTTTCCGCAGGTATTCCAGTTTATCGCCAAGAAGCGGGAAATCCGAGTGGAAATCCGTATCGTGCACATCGTTATATTCTGCGATAATGGAATTCAGCTTTATTATAAAGATCTGTATCTCATTGATAAATTCCAGGACGCCTTCCGGTATGACAATAACCCCATAGTTTTTCCCGACAGCGGCCCTCTTCACAATGCCTTCACAAAGCACCCGGGAAAGATGCCGCAAGGTCATGCCATAGGCAGTATAGTCTATTTTCCCCTCTTTTTCTGCTTTCTCAATTCTCCTATTGTCCACATAGTCGGCGAGATCCTCGCCAATAAGGGTAATATTTGCATGCGTCTGCAAGACGACTTCAAGGGCCAGATGACTTGCAACTCTTCCCATAACCTTGCAAATATGCCAGTATTTGACATCAGAAGTGCTGTCTGTATATAAGTTGCTTATCTCCTTGGCAAAAGCCCGGGCAGCCGTATGAAAGCCAAAGGACATGGCGCACAAAACATTTCCATTTGCATCTCTTACCTGTATGTCGCCATCAATCGTTTTGGGGACTCCTATGACCTGAACACCATCTTCAAACATCTCTTGTGCCAGAAATGCTGCATTCGTATTTGAATCATCACCCCCGACTATTACGATGGCATCCAGCTCAAGTCTCTTGCACGTCTCCCTTGAAAGGGCCATCTTTTCTTTTGTATCTATTTTCGCGCGGCCAGTCTTGATCATGCTGAAACCTCCAAGATTTCTGTAAGCATCAACAAGACTCCCGGTCAGTTCGACGGCTTCATTTTCAATTATACCGTCCGGTCCGAGGAGGAAACCATATATCTTGGTTTCAGGATTGGTTTTCTTAGCAGCATCATAAAGACCCGCTATCACATTGTGACCTCCGGGGGCAGGCCCCCCTGAAAACACAATACCGATATTGCGCTTCTTGCAGTACCTCTCCTTAAAGGATGCCTCAGGGGATTCAAGGCCCACAACGGTCTGGACCTTGTTATCTATGATCTTTGGCAGTTGCCTTCTTGCTTCTTGATC
This is a stretch of genomic DNA from Deltaproteobacteria bacterium. It encodes these proteins:
- the purN gene encoding phosphoribosylglycinamide formyltransferase; this encodes MVDKIRIGALISGGGSNLQAIIDACESDQIDGRLVFVGSDNPDAHGLNRAEKHGIPTFVTDYKAIFGRARDQRLENLVPRDLDLKKILASQELKPPASGKEKVARFFSTRAVAEADLLKKMAVYPFDLLVLAGFMRVLTPYFIDRTNTDPSSPRIMNIHPALLPSFPGVDGYGDTYRYGCKVGGCTVHFVDYGEDTGPIIGQKAFEIVPEDTLESVRAKGLKLEWELYPACIQLFAENRLKVVLKTYALENGRVFKKKFVEIKG
- a CDS encoding WYL domain-containing protein, which encodes MIVEVRTQPHKHPVQIAKDLGISLRQFYYDRNELARMGFRFSRAKGQFAILSDPLITISEFPLSEILSLVLAARHLFATQDFSVVRRALNGLYAIVNHMPESQKQLLRPLIQDVIIKDGFGCRPDILEDIIRAVEEKRRIIVRFRHSARERRVALDPFDLCLSRSKLFLDAYCVERKRRSRYRVATMDRIVFTPLYRPENSHAT
- a CDS encoding acetyl-CoA C-acetyltransferase, yielding MKEVVIVSAARTAVGAFQGTLSNISATDLGAYAIREAMKRAGISSEDVDEVIMGSVLPCGLGQNPARQALIKAGLEYDVEAFTVNKVCGSGLKSVMLGAQAMMTNDADVIVAGGMENMNLAPYFLKKARTGYRMGDGKLIDGMVHDGLWCHVNDFHMGMSAELCAEKYEVTREDQDEFALNSYNKALKAQSEGVFDQEIFPVEIPQRKGDPISFAKDEVVRPTSMEALAKLAPAFKKNGTVTAGNASKISDGAAAVVLMTREKAEAMNLKPLARVGAQCSVAIDPKYVLIAPIYGIPKLLKKAGLATGDIDIFDINEAFSASSVAITKTLGLDPAKVNMRGGAVALGHPIGASGARVLVTLLYLMKDNDAKRGVASLCLGGGEAVCLLLERD
- a CDS encoding enoyl-CoA hydratase/isomerase family protein, with the translated sequence MSYKMIRLEVSEAIATLTFDRPKALNALSPEVIGEFHKAISEVERMDEVKVLILTGAGRAFVAGADIQVLQGLDPLGAKQFALAGQWALFALEAMDIPVIACVNGFALGGGCEIAMACDFICASEKAKLGQPEINLGLIPGFGGTQRLARLVGKGRAKELCMTGRIITAQEAFAMGLVTRVFPAETLMEETLKIAKAIAEKGLVSLRAVKHVIDNGFDVDLKNGCALEADAFSICFASPDQKEGTTAFLEKRTPKFSGKLV
- a CDS encoding acyl-CoA dehydrogenase, giving the protein MNFELTEEQKMIRDMCRRFAENEIKPVAARLDDKKEHPVELCQKMGELGLMGIAIPDEYGGAAMDYVSYMLAVIEISKACASTGVIMSVNNSLYCFPINTFGSDEQKRNYLTPVASGKAIGCYALTEAGAGSDPASLRTTAELDGDTWVINGEKKFITSGNVADYCVLAAMTDKQKGYKGISSFVVDLKNTPGFSVGRVEDKMGIKASGTAEMVFTDARIPRENIIGEAGAGLRQMLTTLDAGRLGIGAQAVGIGRAVLEEALEYSKVREQFGKPISRFQAIQWKLADMATEMDAAELLLLRAAWLQDQGKPFEKESAMAKMYASDIAMRAAVEGVQILGGYGYCKEFPMERHMRDAKICQIYEGTNEIMRLVIARNLLKQTKKK
- a CDS encoding cob(I)yrinic acid a,c-diamide adenosyltransferase, whose amino-acid sequence is MELEKGLIQVYTGDGKGKTTAALGLALRALGQGLKVIMIQFLKGDSRTGELAMGRRLFPDLEIKPMGRKGFVGPEGPGPEDLSLAEAALEEARRVLDKRLCNLLILDEINVAVSMGLVPEDAVLDLMNTKPNDVELVLTGREAPSSFIQRADLVTTMQCIKHYFNQGQAARVGIEL
- a CDS encoding methylmalonyl-CoA mutase family protein, whose protein sequence is MNALFKLDEVGKIKLGKKAWQEQLQKKPAGLRSGKETFTTVSGKEIEPLYTPVDINDFDYTDKLGFPGQYPFTRGVQASMYRGKPWTMRMFAGLGSAEETNERFHYLVSQGQTGLSTAFDMPTLMGYDTDDPKASGECGKCGVAIDTLKDMEILFDGLPVDKLTASMTINPPAPVLWAMYIATAEKRGIPREKLGGTIQNDMLKEFIAQKTFMCPPEASMRLIVDTIEFGTLEVPRWNTISISGYHIREAGSTAVQELAFTLADGIAYVQAAIERGLDVDAFAPRLSFFFNAHVDFFEEIAKYRAARRMWADIMKNRFKAKSERSLWLRFHTQTAGCSLTAQQPFNNVVRTTVEALAAVLGGTQSLHTNSFDEVLAIPTEEAATIALRTQQILAEETGVANTIDPLGGSYFVESLTDQMERAACEYINKIDDKGGMLKAIERNYPQMEIADAAYSFQRDFDEQKKIMVGVNKYVIDEEIPVDIYQTDEALEDRQLARTNEVKNNRDQKRVKQCLERLGEACTGKDNVMPCLIEAASAYATLQEMCDVFRKVFGIYRDPGTF
- a CDS encoding cobalamin B12-binding domain-containing protein, translated to MARKIRILVAKPGLDGHDRGARIIARAFRDAGFEVIYTGLHQTPEQIVSAAIQEDVDLIGLSSLAAAHLYLFQKVIDLLKSQGADDIMLVGGGIIPEKDVDKLKAMGVREIFPPGSSLEAIVDWVHKNVKPR
- a CDS encoding ExsB family transcriptional regulator, which gives rise to MIKEITAQDLNIERFINEKVKEIKAVVGDGMAINALSGGVDSSTVTMLGHRALGSRLKTLFIENGLMREGESEQVTGFFRKLGVTVEVVDARKEFFAALKKITDPEEKREAITQTFYRNVFGGIVKESGAKYLLQGTILTDIDETVAGIKRQHNVFEQLGIDPEEAFGYRIIEPLIQLRKDGVRKIGKALGLPAELFERIPFPGPALSARVIGEVTPERIETVRKATIVVERSLKGIGAFQYMAILHEDRVTGMRDGKRDFGQQIEVRCWDSVDARTATPTRVSFEILEKVAREIVREVPGIVSVTYNITPKPPSTIEAI
- a CDS encoding 6-phosphofructokinase gives rise to the protein MPVEETISIEDLLKKREVQEAISNINKELIERREYVPPKCNVFSFLYSALEESQQYEFFVDQEARRQLPKIIDNKVQTVVGLESPEASFKERYCKKRNIGIVFSGGPAPGGHNVIAGLYDAAKKTNPETKIYGFLLGPDGIIENEAVELTGSLVDAYRNLGGFSMIKTGRAKIDTKEKMALSRETCKRLELDAIVIVGGDDSNTNAAFLAQEMFEDGVQVIGVPKTIDGDIQVRDANGNVLCAMSFGFHTAARAFAKEISNLYTDSTSDVKYWHICKVMGRVASHLALEVVLQTHANITLIGEDLADYVDNRRIEKAEKEGKIDYTAYGMTLRHLSRVLCEGIVKRAAVGKNYGVIVIPEGVLEFINEIQIFIIKLNSIIAEYNDVHDTDFHSDFPLLGDKLEYLRKLARRSREDSSFTIWTTRDDDLFDDIPAFFQEGLLTERDSHGNFQFSQVETDKVIMGLVKDYLKILREEGIYKIGIERSYYEKNLEKEGLDPDYFGPMVFDNYSDDAQFLMAKASIISARRLKRALIKEGAIKEDEKIPAPVEKIFKKSVPKFKTQVHFYGYDGRGSDPTRFDCIYTYNLGLTVFSLIANGSTGQMAAIRNLEKDFSEWEPIGIPIAPLMHLEERKGKLALVLEKSVVDVNSPAFRVVKAFRDKWLGAIPEEDNYRRPGPIRFAGKSEEERPITLLLNALGSSR